The Archangium primigenium genomic interval CGGGGATCATGCCCTCCACGCCGCCCAGGTCCACGAAGGCGCCGAAGTCGCGCACGCCCGTGATCTTGCCCTTGACGGTCTTGCCGACCTCGAGCGTCTCGCGCGTCTTGGCGGCCAGCTGCTTCTGCTCCTCCTCGAGGAGCGAGCGGCGCGAGAGCACCACGTTGCGCTCACGCACCTCGGTGACGCGGAAGGTGAGCTTCTCGCCGATGAACTGATCCGGCTTCTCCACGAAGCGGATGTCCAGCTGGCTGATGGGGCAGAAGGCGCGCACGTCGCCGATCGCCACCTCCACGCCGCCCTTGTTCACGCTCAGCACCATGCCCTCCACGGGCATGCCGGAGGCGCGCGCCTCGGCGAGCATGGACAGGTTGGCGCTGCCCTTGGCCAGCGCGCGGCTGAGCACGATGCCCCGCGCGCCCGCCTCCACGACGTGCGCGTCGATGGTGTCCCCCACGCCGTAGCGCAGCACACCCTCGTCGTCCTTGAGCTCGCGCAGTTCGATCATGGCCTCGCTCTTGGCGTTGGCCAGCGACACGAAGGCCGTGTCCGCGCCGAGCTGGAAGATGGTGCCGGAGACCTTCTCGCCGATGCGCACCGAGCGACGGCCCGTCTGCCCGTCCTTCTGCTGCGCCTCGAACATCTCGGCGAAGGACTCGGCCTCGGGGACGTCCTCGTACAGCGGCGCCGAGGGCGTGGGCACCACCGTGGGCTTGACCGGCGCGGCCGTGGCCGTGGCCTCGGTCTCGGGAGCGGACTCGGCCGCCGTCGCGCCCTCCACGGGCGTCACCGGACCGCGCGTCTCCACCGCACCCGAGGCGCGCTTGACCACCACCATGGGGCCCTGGGGCTTGCGCTCACCGCCGCCCCCGCCACCCCCGCGGCCACCGCCCCGCGAGTCACCCCGCGGACGGCGATCCTCGCGCGGCGCGCCCGCGCCCTCCTGGGACGGACCCCGAGGGCCCGCTGACCGCTCGTCACGCGGACGGTCCGGCCGGCGCTCACCCCCGCCGCCGCGACCTCCTCCACGCTCCTCGCGGCCACCGCCCGAGGGGATGCCGAGCATCACGTCGCCAAAGGTGGCCTTGGGCTTCTTGGGGCCAAAACCCCCCGCCCCGTCGCCGCCACCAGAACCCATGGAACCTTTCTTCTCGTCGCTCACCGCGGGGACCTTCCTGAACAAAAGCTGCGCAAAGGGGACCAATCCCCCAGGGAGGGGGAAAAAGGCGGCGCACTCTACACACGCGCCGTGTCTGGACGGAAGACGCATCTGGTCGTCGTCGACACGAACCCGTCCAGCCCGCCCCTATAACGCATCCCGCCGCGCCCGGCATCCCCTCTCCGTTCCCGGGGAAAACCCGGTGGGGATGCGCCTCGCCCAGGGAGGGGGCGGCCAGGGGCTAGCGTCGGCCCAGGCGCCGGAAGACCTTCTGGAGCACCGCGCGGGCCTCGGGGATGCCCCAGGCCGCCGTGAGCGCGAAGTACACCGCCCCGAAGGGCAGCACCACCGCCGGGAAGAGCAGCGCCGGGTGCAGGTCCGGCGGCGGCAGCACCGCGCCGCCCCACTCGCCCAGGACCTGGGGCGCGGGGCCGAGCCACCGGGTGAAGGCCAGCTTGATGCCCAGGCCCACGAGTCCCGCCAGCCCCGCCGCCGCCCAGAGCCGGCCCATGTGCGCGGGCAGCGGCACCCCGCCAATCTTCACCGCCAACGTGCGCCGCAGCATTTGGGACTCAAACCACGCCATCAGCCCGCCGGACAGGGGCAGGAAGGCCGTGCCCAGGTGCGCGGGCAGGCCGAGCAGTCCGGGCAGCTTGAGCGCCAGGAACCAGGCGAGGCTCGCGTCCAGGAACACCCGCAGGGCGGCGAAGCGCAGGGGGGTGCGCGTGTCCTTGAGGGCATAGAAGGTGGAGGCGTACAGCCGCCCCAGCGCCGTGGCCACCAGGCCCACCGAGGCGCCCATCAGCACGTACCAGAGGTAGCGCGTGTCCGCGGCGGTGAAGCGGCCCGTCTGCAAGAGCGCGCCCGCCACCACGTCCCCGATGAAGAGCAGCGCCGCGGACGAGGGCACCACGAAGAAGGCGATGCGGCGCGCGCTCGTCTCCAGGCGCGTGCGCAGCTTGCCGGCCACCTCCTCGCCCGCCCCCGCCGCGCGCGACATCTCCGGCAGCTCCGCCGCGGAGATGGCCATGCCGAAGAGGCTCACCGGAATCAGGTAGATGGTCTGCGCGTAGGTGAGCGTGGACAGGGCCCGCGTGGCCACGAGCGACGCGTAGGACGTGTCCACGTAGGCGCTGATCTGCACCACGCCCCGGCCGAGCACCACCGCGCCGAAGCTGCGCAGCACCTGGCGCACGGACTCGCTCGCCGTGGACACGCGCGGCCGGAAGTGGCCGAGCACCCGCATCACCGAGGGCACCTGCACGAGGAACTGCAGCGCGCACCCAGCCACCACGCCGTAGGCCACCACCCGCGCCAGAGGCTCCTCGGCCAGGCCCTGGAGGCCCGCGCCCACCAGCGCGGTGATGATGGCCAGGTTCCACACCACGGGCGCCAGGTAGGACAGGAAGAACTTGCGGTGGCTGTTGAGCACGCCCAGGCACCACGCCGACATCACCAGGAGGCCCGTGCCCGGAAAGAGGATGCGCACCAGGCGGATGGCCAGG includes:
- a CDS encoding S1 RNA-binding domain-containing protein, whose product is MGSGGGDGAGGFGPKKPKATFGDVMLGIPSGGGREERGGGRGGGGERRPDRPRDERSAGPRGPSQEGAGAPREDRRPRGDSRGGGRGGGGGGGERKPQGPMVVVKRASGAVETRGPVTPVEGATAAESAPETEATATAAPVKPTVVPTPSAPLYEDVPEAESFAEMFEAQQKDGQTGRRSVRIGEKVSGTIFQLGADTAFVSLANAKSEAMIELRELKDDEGVLRYGVGDTIDAHVVEAGARGIVLSRALAKGSANLSMLAEARASGMPVEGMVLSVNKGGVEVAIGDVRAFCPISQLDIRFVEKPDQFIGEKLTFRVTEVRERNVVLSRRSLLEEEQKQLAAKTRETLEVGKTVKGKITGVRDFGAFVDLGGVEGMIPVSEMSYMRVAHPSDVVKQGDEVEVEILRMEPGQPNSPDKSKQKERITLSMRARQEDPFKTALSEIKEGDRMQGKVVRLQPFGAFVELRPGVDGLVHISALSERRIAHPRDAVKEGEVIWVQVEKIDPNDKRIGLRRISEEEAQRPAEERPATAEATEKKPAEPAAPRPKVGQVVVGKVDRIEPYGVFLVFPGGKGLIPASETGTERGTDLRKKFSLGQELKVALVDIDPAGKVRLSIPAAERAEERAEVEAWAKTQKPVGGGKQGLGTFADLFKKLGK
- the murJ gene encoding murein biosynthesis integral membrane protein MurJ; its protein translation is MTVPAPRPDALPTPAPPHRVPAGTTVKGGGGALFVAAGILASKLVGLVRERAFAHYLGNGVSAAVFKAALRIPNFLQNLFGEGVLSGSFIPVYAGLLGKGDDEEADRVAGAVFGLLALATGVMVALGMLATPFFVDTIAPGFEGEARALAIRLVRILFPGTGLLVMSAWCLGVLNSHRKFFLSYLAPVVWNLAIITALVGAGLQGLAEEPLARVVAYGVVAGCALQFLVQVPSVMRVLGHFRPRVSTASESVRQVLRSFGAVVLGRGVVQISAYVDTSYASLVATRALSTLTYAQTIYLIPVSLFGMAISAAELPEMSRAAGAGEEVAGKLRTRLETSARRIAFFVVPSSAALLFIGDVVAGALLQTGRFTAADTRYLWYVLMGASVGLVATALGRLYASTFYALKDTRTPLRFAALRVFLDASLAWFLALKLPGLLGLPAHLGTAFLPLSGGLMAWFESQMLRRTLAVKIGGVPLPAHMGRLWAAAGLAGLVGLGIKLAFTRWLGPAPQVLGEWGGAVLPPPDLHPALLFPAVVLPFGAVYFALTAAWGIPEARAVLQKVFRRLGRR